One Prolixibacteraceae bacterium DNA segment encodes these proteins:
- a CDS encoding PKD domain-containing protein, whose translation MMKQLYLLIALTAILLTSNSANTFAQEHNHEECKFQEAQSAFWKAHPEAYQSYLKEQQNQTRLIHKMKHHRKSYNQDSETKYIIPVVFHVFGKEQGGYAVTTALIEDALMKLNQDYAQRSAGQSNIHDSFKGVLGIMPVEFRLAKIDPQGNMTNGITFHGVMSGFGDSSGADKQIQKYAWDNHKYMNVYIMNDLYGDGETNNSGVSWYPNEYMTKHNLARVVYNGAYLSTNTSENFRRVLTHEFGHFFNLAHTFQGGCPEKDGGDFCDDTPATNKSHMKVDELNCNGILTNTQNFMNYTDDYEMFTQDQVIRMKAAMQHPARITLWSEENLMATGVADTYVPSFGIGYGTDSFEERFLNDGIIENSLDITLLNGLHFKEMTWKEGEHYFVENLPKGLSLKITKSSDHSAMISLEGKAEAHEATNSIENLTIRFAKDIFKEQGQEISLLENSHIKIHFKDTYTQYHYPTAKYRAYAGITHVKFSTIDNESPVTNWGGFFKDHMAVVAQEKHYDLEITLNQHETGKTDSYIIHAWLDKNGDCLYTPDEEIVDHTMNFTEANDQGNYLYKQTIQIPQDMVVDKKVGLRILCAFNTKNRNTSGYDPQGNYESGELEDYSVMVLPSVTELTPDFTITPEKILLRHTIKVLDLSNASNDDEIVAWHWEFPGGVPNHFDGKNPSEILYEKVGTYDVSLNVTTKSGETKSLSKKGGVTVEEKYATPNTQYATYAGITRVKLGEMIHRTENMARYMDYHTQKLVTTKAGTELAYEIDLDQGLSGQNDLDGVHIWCDWNHNSEFDAEELMVSRDVEIASFTDSKYSIKGSFVVPIDASSEPSRIRAMVYYRGDKRDYIAGPSDVIESGEIEDYGLKITPSEEHASVDFTMNNSDLVVGNEVQFTDLSKVVSGYKIASYQWQFEEGTPAVSSEKNPIVTFNKEGAFDVRLTITLDNGETWTTKQTDCIRTTYKVCEVKQDWGTKFGHIQSVEVGKVSYVLPEKNIPAYTNLYDSHIVSAKHGDEITWRVICSAGESGEKDAIGFKVFFDADRNGFTAEDQIYYDHFNTKDVQGEQIFEGSFNVPEDFDDTKRTILRFVAYYEGTYWYKKFDVGPCDKLDSGNGLDLGIGSNFKSTFVLQKESQEELVLIYPNPVSHFLNLFSKEEAIQTVKIYDTQGVIYYQGKFHQQKVQLSLEDLSTGVYLIKVETGDHSIVRTVIKK comes from the coding sequence ATGATGAAACAACTTTACCTTCTTATTGCATTGACTGCAATATTACTGACTTCAAACAGTGCCAACACCTTTGCCCAAGAACACAATCACGAGGAGTGCAAGTTTCAAGAGGCACAATCTGCTTTCTGGAAAGCACATCCTGAAGCCTACCAATCTTATTTAAAAGAGCAACAGAATCAAACACGTTTGATTCATAAGATGAAACATCATCGCAAATCCTATAATCAAGATTCAGAGACTAAGTATATTATTCCTGTGGTCTTTCATGTTTTTGGCAAAGAGCAAGGCGGATATGCAGTAACCACCGCATTAATTGAAGATGCGCTGATGAAGCTGAACCAAGACTATGCCCAAAGATCGGCAGGCCAATCAAACATCCATGACAGTTTTAAAGGGGTATTGGGCATCATGCCAGTGGAATTTCGACTAGCAAAAATTGATCCCCAAGGGAATATGACCAACGGAATCACCTTTCATGGGGTAATGTCTGGTTTTGGTGATAGCAGCGGAGCAGACAAACAGATTCAAAAGTATGCTTGGGACAATCATAAGTATATGAACGTCTATATCATGAATGACCTATATGGAGATGGAGAAACAAACAACTCGGGAGTATCTTGGTATCCCAATGAATATATGACCAAACACAACTTGGCTCGTGTGGTATATAATGGAGCCTATCTTTCGACCAATACTTCAGAAAACTTTCGCCGTGTCTTGACACACGAATTTGGTCACTTTTTTAATCTCGCGCACACATTTCAAGGAGGATGTCCTGAAAAAGATGGTGGAGACTTTTGTGACGATACCCCTGCAACAAACAAATCCCATATGAAAGTGGATGAGCTGAACTGTAATGGCATATTGACCAACACACAAAACTTTATGAACTACACAGACGACTACGAGATGTTTACACAAGATCAGGTGATCCGTATGAAAGCAGCCATGCAACATCCAGCTCGTATTACTTTGTGGAGCGAAGAGAACTTGATGGCTACTGGGGTTGCAGATACATATGTTCCCTCTTTCGGTATTGGCTATGGTACCGATAGTTTTGAAGAACGCTTTTTAAATGACGGAATCATAGAAAACAGTCTCGACATCACCCTTCTAAATGGATTGCATTTCAAAGAGATGACATGGAAAGAGGGAGAACACTATTTTGTAGAGAACCTTCCCAAAGGCCTCTCTTTGAAAATTACCAAAAGCAGTGATCATTCTGCAATGATATCATTAGAGGGTAAAGCGGAAGCACACGAAGCGACCAACAGCATTGAGAACCTAACGATACGTTTTGCTAAAGATATCTTCAAAGAACAAGGACAAGAGATCTCGCTTTTAGAAAATAGTCATATCAAGATCCATTTTAAAGATACCTATACACAGTACCACTACCCTACTGCAAAATATAGAGCGTATGCTGGGATTACCCATGTGAAGTTCTCTACCATTGACAATGAGAGTCCTGTGACCAATTGGGGAGGTTTCTTTAAAGACCATATGGCTGTGGTAGCACAAGAGAAGCATTACGACTTGGAGATCACACTAAATCAACATGAAACAGGGAAGACCGACTCCTACATTATCCATGCTTGGCTCGATAAAAATGGGGACTGCCTATACACTCCAGATGAAGAGATTGTGGACCATACCATGAACTTCACAGAGGCAAACGATCAAGGAAACTACCTCTACAAGCAGACTATCCAGATCCCACAAGATATGGTGGTAGACAAGAAGGTTGGCTTGCGTATTTTGTGTGCATTCAACACCAAGAATCGAAATACAAGTGGCTATGATCCACAAGGAAACTATGAAAGTGGTGAGCTAGAAGACTATAGTGTCATGGTACTTCCTTCTGTCACTGAATTGACGCCTGACTTCACCATCACCCCTGAAAAAATTCTTCTAAGACATACCATCAAAGTATTAGATCTTAGTAACGCTTCTAATGATGATGAGATTGTAGCATGGCATTGGGAATTTCCTGGCGGAGTACCAAACCACTTCGATGGAAAGAACCCTTCTGAGATCCTGTATGAGAAAGTGGGAACTTACGATGTATCACTCAACGTGACAACCAAATCAGGAGAGACCAAGTCCCTCTCTAAAAAGGGTGGAGTCACCGTAGAAGAAAAATATGCTACGCCAAACACACAGTATGCAACCTATGCTGGAATTACCAGAGTGAAGCTCGGCGAGATGATCCACCGCACAGAGAATATGGCAAGATATATGGATTACCACACTCAAAAGCTAGTGACTACAAAGGCAGGAACAGAACTAGCGTATGAGATTGACTTAGACCAAGGTCTCTCTGGACAGAATGATTTGGATGGAGTGCATATCTGGTGTGATTGGAACCACAATAGTGAGTTTGATGCAGAGGAGTTGATGGTAAGCAGAGATGTGGAGATCGCATCATTTACAGACAGTAAATACTCGATCAAAGGCTCCTTTGTAGTGCCTATCGACGCTTCCTCTGAACCTTCTCGTATTCGTGCCATGGTATACTACAGAGGAGACAAAAGAGACTATATTGCAGGACCTTCGGATGTGATTGAGAGTGGAGAGATTGAGGACTATGGATTGAAAATCACCCCTTCAGAAGAACATGCTTCGGTAGATTTTACCATGAACAACAGCGACCTTGTAGTGGGCAATGAAGTACAATTCACAGACCTATCCAAAGTAGTTTCTGGTTATAAGATAGCCTCTTATCAATGGCAGTTTGAAGAAGGTACTCCAGCAGTATCTTCAGAAAAAAACCCTATTGTAACCTTTAATAAAGAGGGGGCTTTTGATGTCCGTTTAACCATCACATTGGACAATGGAGAGACATGGACAACCAAACAGACAGACTGCATTCGAACCACTTATAAAGTGTGTGAAGTGAAACAGGATTGGGGAACCAAATTTGGACATATCCAGAGTGTAGAAGTGGGGAAAGTATCCTATGTATTGCCAGAGAAAAATATCCCTGCTTACACCAATCTTTATGATTCTCATATCGTATCTGCCAAACATGGAGACGAAATCACTTGGAGAGTGATCTGTTCTGCAGGCGAATCAGGAGAAAAAGATGCTATCGGATTTAAAGTTTTCTTCGATGCTGATAGAAATGGTTTTACAGCAGAGGATCAGATATATTATGACCATTTTAATACCAAAGATGTACAGGGAGAACAGATCTTCGAAGGAAGTTTTAACGTTCCTGAGGATTTTGATGATACCAAACGAACTATATTACGATTTGTGGCCTATTACGAAGGCACCTATTGGTATAAGAAATTTGATGTAGGGCCTTGTGATAAGCTAGACTCAGGAAATGGTTTGGATCTAGGTATTGGTTCAAATTTCAAGTCTACTTTTGTATTACAAAAGGAGTCACAAGAGGAGCTAGTACTAATCTATCCAAACCCAGTATCTCACTTTTTGAATCTATTCTCAAAAGAAGAGGCTATTCAGACAGTGAAAATATATGATACACAAGGTGTAATATATTATCAAGGAAAATTCCATCAACAGAAAGTACAACTTTCTTTAGAGGACCTCTCTACTGGAGTATACCTTATTAAAGTTGAGACGGGAGATCATTCGATCGTTCGTACCGTGATCAAAAAATAG